One window of Nitrospirota bacterium genomic DNA carries:
- a CDS encoding cupin domain-containing protein, with amino-acid sequence MDVVNIADYHQFSSDKMKKNNMFETPRFFCDIYCFEPGQEQKGHIHGEQDKVYLVLEGQGTFQVGAERRVLGPGQGTMAPAGEEHGVKNHTGQRLKVLVFVSPNPS; translated from the coding sequence ATGGACGTAGTAAATATTGCAGATTATCATCAGTTTAGCAGTGATAAGATGAAGAAAAATAACATGTTTGAAACGCCACGATTCTTCTGCGACATTTACTGCTTCGAGCCAGGTCAGGAACAGAAGGGGCATATTCACGGCGAGCAGGATAAGGTCTATCTCGTGCTTGAGGGCCAGGGTACGTTTCAGGTCGGGGCAGAGAGACGGGTGCTGGGTCCAGGGCAGGGAACGATGGCGCCGGCCGGGGAAGAGCATGGGGTGAAGAATCACACGGGCCAGCGTCTCAAAGTCTTAGTGTTCGTGTCGCCGAATCCTTCGTGA
- a CDS encoding CoB--CoM heterodisulfide reductase iron-sulfur subunit B family protein produces the protein MKYALYPGCAAQGATPELYQSTRAIIGRLGIEVVELSAAACCGAGVVTEVHPEMALAINARTFAQAEQLGLDVMTICGTCQGVMSAANRRLKTEAGTLDRINALLAPEGLAYHGRVQVKHLLWIVVRDIGLTRLGSLVSTPMQDFRIAPFYGCYILRPSWDLGFDDPENPQSLERLIKAVGGEPVPYAGRTKCCGFPIILEKEAIAVAMAGTHMKEAKEQGADFMVTPCPLCHMSLDIYQDRAGRAVNTELNLPILHLPQLLGLAMGILPKDLGLSHHLISVDSILASLERRQTQP, from the coding sequence ATGAAATATGCTCTCTACCCCGGTTGTGCGGCCCAAGGGGCCACCCCGGAGCTCTATCAATCGACGCGAGCCATCATTGGCCGATTGGGGATCGAGGTCGTCGAGCTCTCTGCCGCCGCTTGTTGCGGCGCAGGGGTGGTGACGGAAGTGCATCCCGAGATGGCCCTGGCGATCAACGCTAGGACCTTTGCGCAAGCCGAACAACTTGGCCTGGACGTCATGACGATCTGCGGCACCTGCCAGGGGGTGATGAGTGCCGCCAATCGGCGGTTGAAAACAGAGGCGGGGACGCTGGATCGTATCAACGCACTTCTGGCGCCGGAGGGACTGGCCTATCATGGCCGGGTCCAGGTGAAGCATCTCCTCTGGATTGTGGTACGCGATATCGGACTGACCCGCCTGGGATCCCTGGTCTCCACGCCGATGCAGGACTTTCGGATCGCCCCGTTTTATGGCTGCTACATTCTGCGTCCGTCGTGGGATCTGGGGTTCGACGACCCTGAGAATCCGCAATCCCTCGAGCGGCTCATTAAGGCCGTCGGTGGTGAGCCAGTGCCCTATGCCGGGAGAACCAAATGTTGCGGATTTCCCATCATCCTTGAGAAGGAAGCCATTGCCGTGGCCATGGCCGGGACGCACATGAAAGAAGCCAAGGAGCAGGGAGCCGATTTTATGGTGACGCCCTGTCCCCTCTGCCACATGAGTTTGGATATTTATCAGGATCGGGCTGGTCGTGCGGTGAATACCGAACTCAACTTACCGATCTTGCATCTGCCGCAGTTACTCGGGTTGGCGATGGGAATTCTGCCCAAGGACTTGGGTCTCTCGCATCATTTGATATCGGTTGATTCTATTCTCGCGTCGCTTGAGCGCCGCCAAACGCAGCCGTAA
- a CDS encoding PilZ domain-containing protein, with the protein MAPPHYSRTYHRFPLFYPVIFAGAPFVAEGVLTSLSLMGCSVMSDREVLCGSDVRVSVLLPNHPQALSVELGKIKWVKGHEFGVEFIRLPLEARQRLNSILRVELIQFLKTRSGKSEFQELLHPNI; encoded by the coding sequence ATGGCGCCACCTCATTATTCCCGAACCTATCATCGATTTCCCCTATTCTATCCCGTCATATTCGCGGGGGCTCCATTCGTCGCCGAAGGTGTCCTGACCAGCCTGTCACTGATGGGCTGCTCGGTCATGAGCGATCGAGAAGTCCTCTGCGGCAGTGACGTCCGCGTGAGTGTTCTGCTTCCCAACCATCCGCAGGCCTTGTCTGTTGAGCTTGGCAAGATTAAATGGGTCAAGGGTCATGAGTTCGGGGTGGAGTTCATTCGCCTGCCCCTGGAAGCCCGGCAACGTCTCAACAGCATACTCCGGGTCGAGCTCATCCAATTTCTGAAGACCCGTTCCGGAAAGAGCGAATTCCAGGAGCTCCTCCATCCGAACATCTAG